In Leishmania braziliensis MHOM/BR/75/M2904 complete genome, chromosome 29, a genomic segment contains:
- a CDS encoding putative RNA binding protein, giving the protein MPQVTENISSVHGTGNAVPQVRSPCHSVSSAIPVTNGLLSAGLTNSPCSEYPLSESSGGVVVRPQISGNVDDFQNFLDEPSNWEWAVNTLSVEPGHSDRNIFVSKLPPTFKDVDLQEMFQNFGRVVSAKVMLNVKTGTSKETGFVQFTCYKDALRARAFFRLRLASLPTTPGMPAVVTQWAQNKHDGGLYGERCQQVHKLFIRNVPSSITQADMKAFVSRFGTVSVVSVHNDTYDTLPAFPTEQEQCLKFSSPSEGTEGEEAVRSSPEPSKHETIICFVTFVEDGAAMRACCQIHNTTPFDSCNGVPLMAKLAEDNSARHARRYHSAAAAYAAPASRGTCTDGWHGCSAYSSAAPTPLACAGGYHCRDDHSQVPASQHPLQKCNAASNYARQPSSTPVLSAGCLGTDLSRLYGSQSATPPSSPQSAQCTSFNILAPRRAFPQRSVAMSTTGAVPPETVITPPSPSLLFSTMSPSTQQEAHATRPRRVLLPPALSVEATTSDAMRMTISTTTPLASNPPHYAAAGFTHTSICSVVDSPMQARHHRQSTASASSMGNYRSISYTPVHTPHVEEQPQELYEQQQCQQQALLMGYDAGNDTYHPGDDFYQEYYYSGEIGPTESNLHPLSPSASSELLYQYGNAAGSVECNAYRTGNGHCSVAPLWQRRMERQRATAAYADPMTTSAGLPHLLPCVAYGDQQPYAGADGSPSVGACMQAESWETNPSPRAKSAVAFPHALYPQAMVLNSGSQATTPSNGGSGSVRYRNNPYSMRVVQTIAQYSSPCVES; this is encoded by the coding sequence ATGCCACAGGTCACTGAGAACATCTCCAGCGTGCACGGCACCGGTAACGCTGTGCCTCAGGTGCGGAGCCCATGCCACTCCGTATCCTCTGCCATCCCGGTCACTAACGGTCTCCTGTCAGCTGGTCTAACAAACTCGCCCTGCTCGGAATACCCGTTGAGTGAGTCGAGTGGCGGAGTTGTGGTGCGGCCGCAGATCTCCGGTAACGTGGATGACTTTCAGAACTTTCTCGATGAGCCAAGCAACTGGGAGTGGGCGGTGAATACCTTATCCGTCGAGCCGGGCCACAGCGATCGCAACATCTTTGTCTCGAAGTTGCCGCCTACCTTCAAGGATGTGGATCTGCAGGAGATGTTTCAGAACTTTGGCCGCGTAGTATCAGCCAAGGTGATGCTGAACGTGAAGACTGGTACCTCCAAGGAGACTGGATTCGTGCAGTTCACCTGCTACAAGGACGCGCTGCGTGCCCGCGCTTTCTTTCGCCTCCGCCTGGCCTCGTTGCCCACTACGCCAGGGATGCCAGCAGTGGTGACGCAGTGGGCGCAGAACAAGCACGACGGCGGCCTCTATGGTGAGAGATGCCAGCAGGTGCATAAACTATTTATCCGCAACGTGCCGTCGAGCATCACGCAAGCGGACATGAAGGCGTTTGTAAGCCGATTCGGAACAGTGAGCGTCGTCTCGGTGCACAACGACACGTATGACACCTTGCCGGCCTTCCCCACTGAGCAAGAGCAGTGCCTGAagttttcttctccttccgaGGGTACCGAAGGTGAGGAGGCCGTGCGTTCGAGCCCTGAGCCTAGCAAGCACGAGACGATCATCTGTTTTGTCACCTTCGTGGAGGACGGTGCAGCGATGCGAGCATGCTGCCAGATCCACAACACAACACCGTTTGACTCCTGCAACGGGGTGCCGCTAATGGCCAAGCTGGCGGAGGATAACAGCGCTCGTCACGCCCGGCGCTACCATAGCGCAGCGGCCGCGTATGCGGCGCCCGCCTCGCGAGGCACGTGCACAGACGGGTGGcatggctgcagcgcctacagcagcgcggcaccAACGCCTCTTGCCTGCGCAGGCGGCTATCACTGCCGCGATGATCACTCTCAGGTGCCAGCATCACAGCATCCGCTGCAGAAGTGCAATGCCGCCTCCAACTACGCCAGGCAGCCGTCCTCGACGCCAGTGCTGTCAGCTGGCTGTTTGGGCACCGATTTGTCGCGTCTGTACGGCAGCCAgtcagcaacgccgccaTCCTCCCCGCAGAGTGCACAGTGCACCAGCTTCAACATTCTCGCTCCGCGCCGGGCTTttccgcagcgcagcgtcgccatGTCCACGACAGGGGCTGTGCCGCCCGAAACGGTCATCActccgccttcgccttccctcctcttttcgaCCATGTCGCCCTCTACTCAACAGGAGGCCCACGCAACTCGCCCTCGCCGCGTGTTGCTGCCACCGGCGCTTTCTGTAGAAGCGACCACGAGCGATGCGATGCGCATGACGATCTCGACCACCACGCCGCTTGCTTCGAACCCGCCCCActacgccgctgccggcttCACACACACCTCGATCTGCAGCGTTGTGGATTCCCCTATGCAGGcgcgtcaccaccgccaaaGTACCGCTTCTGCGTCCTCGATGGGTAACTACAGGAGCATTTCCTACACCCCTGTGCACACTCCGCACGTCGAGGAGCAACCACAGGAGCTCTatgaacagcagcagtgccagcagcaggcgctgctcatgGGCTATGATGCCGGTAACGATACCTACCACCCGGGCGATGACTTCTATCAGGAGTACTACTACAGCGGTGAAATAGGCCCGACGGAGTCGAACTTACACCCCCTCTCGCCTTCGGCGTCGTCAGAGCTGCTCTACCAGTACGGCAACGCAGCTGGCAGCGTCGAGTGTAATGCCTACCGGACTGGCAACGGCCACTGCAGTGTGGCACCACTCTGGCAGCGACGCATGGAGCGCCAGAGAGCGACAGCTGCGTATGCCGATCCTATGACAACCTCTGCCGGGCTACCGCATCTCCTACCCTGTGTCGCTTACGGTGATCAGCAGCCATATGCGGGCGCCGATGGCTCGCCATCTGTGGGCGCGTGCATGCAGGCCGAGAGCTGGGAGACTAACCCGTCACCACGGGCGAAGTCTGCAGTGGCCTTCCCGCACGCGCTGTACCCCCAAGCTATGGTTCtgaacagcggcagccagGCCACCACGCCGAGCAACGGTGGATCGGGGTCGGTACGGTACCGCAATAACCCGTACAGCATGCGCGTCGTTCAAACTATCGCGCAGTATTCATCCCCGTGCGTGGAGAGCTGA
- a CDS encoding putative RNA binding protein has protein sequence MVSFTCNYCQDVVKKPKVQSHANACGCDTFTCVDCMRVFDLHTIKGHTSCMTEEEKYQGKWKQKLSNGSRIVRSAVAPRGNIERPPCALMNDLSSSDENSDDDWVTRRGGKGAGAPQKSAVPTSNGHPKPSATVYRKHPRPGVSLSSSDDDDTIKKCATTVPMAPAHKKAKAACSASVTPSSRWLAAAPVPPVQSPAMGRPEVKKGTAAPVPHQMPKEVRDEAEWEVAHPGKEDTPLLLPRSTMPRDCIVPSFVLGTSEEVAGIVADVLNDSGVSSMRTKEVAKGLVERYAKRIAKSVRHAVEMAAESGALRMDSDGSVSVT, from the coding sequence ATGGTGTCGTTCACGTGTAATTACTGCCAGGATGTGGTGAAGAAGCCAAAGGTGCAGAGCCATGCAAACGCCTGCGGCTGCGATACGTTCACCTGCGTCGATTGCATGCGCGTGTTTGACTTGCACACCATCAAAGGCCACACCTCCTGCatgacggaggaggaaaagtACCAAGGAAAGTGGAAGCAAAAGCTTAGCAATGGCAGCAGGATTGTGAGGTCGGCGGTGGCTCCGCGCGGCAACATTGAGCGCCCACCGTGCGCGCTAATGAACGACCTTAGCTCCTCTGATGAaaacagcgacgacgactgGGTGACCCGTCGCGGCGGTAAGGGTGCAGGGGCACCCCAAAAGTCAGCTGTTCCCACATCTAACGGGCACCCAAAGCCAAGCGCAACGGTGTACCGCAAGCATCCGCGCCCTGGCGTGagtctctcctcctcggacgacgacgacacgaTTAAAAAGTGTGCCACCACGGTGCCGATGGCACCAGCGCACAAGAAGGCTAAAGCGGCCTGCTCAGCGTCTGTGACTCCGTCGTCGAGGTGGCTGGCGGCTGCGCCTGTCCCGCCGGTGCAGTCGCCTGCAATGGGGAGGCCTGAGGTGAAAAAGGGCACTgccgcaccggtgccgcACCAGATGCCCAAAGAGGTGCGAGACGAGGCTGAATGGGAGGTGGCACATCCCGGCAAGGAGGATACGCCACTGCTCCTGCCGCGCTCCACGATGCCGAGGGACTGCATCGTGCCCTCCTTCGTGTTGGGCACCAGTGAAGAGGTGGCTGGCATTGTGGCTGACGTGTTAAACGACAGCGGTGTCTCCTCCATGCGCACGAAGGAGGTCGCGAAGGGGCTCGTGGAGCGGTACGCGAAGCGAATCGCCAAGTCGGTGCGGCACGCGGTAGAGATGGCTGCCGAGTCGGGTGCCTTGAGGATGGACAGCGACGGTAGCGTGTCAGTTACGTAA